A DNA window from Leptolyngbya sp. KIOST-1 contains the following coding sequences:
- the feoB gene encoding Fe(2+) transporter permease subunit FeoB, producing the protein MPSPTIALIGNPNCGKTTLFNALTGANQRVGNWPGVTVDRKEGRYRYGETTVTVVDLPGIYAIDSEDEGSVDQAIARDYLLSDAAQVVVNIVDAANLERNLYLTTQLLEMDMPLVVALNMMDAAGDQGVRIHPERLAERLGCPVVPMVAARGQGVEDLRHALATVLNAPHRPSGQVIYPAVIEEALVVLTPKIAGDRLPLPRDRWRALKLLEYEDSASPDLASDLVRQVAEQRHRIHQVLGEDIDIAVADSRYGYAHRLVSEVATRPRQVSLTRSDKIDQVVLNRWLGIPIFLGVMYLLFMFAINVGSAFIDFFDILFGTIFVDGLGHLLTAIGVPDLVTVVLANGMGGGIQTVATFIPVIGCLFLFMAFLEDSGYMARAAFVMDRFMRFVGLPGKSFVPMLVGFGCNVPAIMATRTLESRRDRILTILMNPFMSCGARLPVYALFAAAFFPRAGQNVVFTLYLVGMGMAIVTGLIMKHTLLKGEAAPFVMELPTYHLPTIKGVLLRTWERLKAFMLRAGRVIVAMVMVLSLLNSIGTDGSIGNEDSENSILSALSQRVTPAFAPMGLTQDNWPATVGIFTGVFAKEAVVGTLDALYSQLARDQASAAGVDLGEEEFDFFGQIGEAFATIPANLAALSGTLLDPLGLSIGDVSNLEDAAEEQAIAYTTFGQMALRFDGRVGAFAYLLFVLMYFPCVAAMGAVYRETNAGWTAFVGLWTTGLAYWSAVLFYQVMTFSRHPASSAAWVGGLIAVAIAAILLMRYSRPARRRRSLLLEG; encoded by the coding sequence ATGCCCTCCCCAACCATCGCCCTCATCGGCAACCCCAACTGTGGCAAGACCACGCTATTCAACGCCCTCACCGGGGCCAACCAGCGGGTTGGCAACTGGCCGGGGGTCACCGTCGATCGCAAGGAAGGCCGCTATCGCTACGGCGAAACCACTGTGACGGTGGTGGATTTGCCGGGTATCTATGCCATTGACTCAGAGGACGAGGGCAGTGTGGACCAGGCGATCGCCCGTGACTACCTGCTCTCGGATGCGGCCCAGGTGGTGGTCAACATTGTCGATGCGGCCAATCTGGAGCGCAATCTGTACCTCACCACCCAGCTGCTGGAGATGGATATGCCGCTGGTGGTGGCGCTCAACATGATGGATGCCGCTGGCGATCAGGGCGTTCGCATTCACCCAGAGCGGCTGGCGGAACGGCTGGGCTGTCCGGTGGTGCCCATGGTGGCGGCGCGGGGCCAGGGGGTAGAAGACCTGCGGCACGCGCTGGCGACGGTGTTGAACGCGCCCCATCGCCCATCTGGTCAGGTGATTTACCCAGCGGTGATTGAAGAGGCCCTGGTGGTGCTGACGCCCAAAATTGCGGGCGATCGCCTGCCGCTGCCCCGCGATCGCTGGCGGGCCTTGAAACTCCTGGAGTATGAGGACAGCGCTAGCCCCGATCTGGCGAGCGACCTGGTGCGCCAGGTGGCGGAACAACGCCATCGCATTCATCAGGTGCTGGGGGAAGACATCGACATCGCCGTGGCCGACAGCCGCTACGGCTATGCCCACCGCCTGGTCAGCGAGGTGGCCACCCGCCCCCGCCAGGTCAGCCTCACCCGTTCCGACAAAATTGACCAGGTCGTGCTGAACCGCTGGCTGGGCATCCCTATCTTTCTGGGGGTAATGTATCTGCTGTTTATGTTTGCCATCAATGTGGGCAGCGCCTTCATCGACTTTTTCGACATTCTGTTTGGCACCATTTTTGTCGATGGCCTGGGCCACCTGCTCACCGCGATCGGAGTGCCGGATTTAGTTACGGTGGTGCTGGCCAACGGTATGGGCGGCGGCATTCAAACCGTGGCCACTTTCATTCCGGTGATCGGCTGCCTGTTCCTGTTTATGGCCTTTTTGGAAGACAGCGGTTACATGGCCCGCGCCGCCTTTGTGATGGATCGCTTTATGCGGTTTGTGGGCCTGCCGGGCAAGTCCTTTGTGCCCATGCTGGTGGGCTTTGGCTGCAACGTGCCCGCCATCATGGCCACCCGCACCCTGGAAAGTCGGCGCGATCGCATCCTCACCATTTTGATGAACCCGTTCATGTCCTGCGGGGCGCGGCTGCCGGTGTATGCCCTGTTCGCCGCCGCCTTCTTCCCCAGGGCGGGGCAGAACGTGGTGTTTACCCTCTACCTGGTGGGTATGGGGATGGCGATCGTCACCGGGCTGATTATGAAGCACACCCTGCTGAAAGGGGAAGCCGCCCCCTTTGTGATGGAGCTGCCCACCTACCACCTGCCCACGATCAAGGGGGTGCTCCTGCGCACCTGGGAACGGCTCAAGGCCTTTATGCTGCGGGCCGGTCGGGTGATTGTGGCGATGGTGATGGTGCTGAGTTTGCTCAACTCCATCGGCACCGATGGCTCCATTGGCAACGAAGACAGCGAAAACTCCATCCTCAGCGCCCTGAGCCAGCGGGTCACCCCCGCCTTTGCCCCCATGGGGCTAACCCAAGACAACTGGCCCGCCACCGTGGGTATCTTCACCGGCGTCTTTGCCAAGGAGGCGGTGGTTGGCACCCTCGATGCCCTCTACAGCCAGCTGGCCCGCGATCAAGCCTCCGCCGCCGGGGTAGACCTGGGCGAGGAGGAGTTCGACTTCTTCGGCCAAATTGGCGAGGCCTTTGCCACCATCCCGGCCAACCTGGCCGCCCTCTCGGGCACCCTGCTCGACCCCCTCGGCCTCTCCATTGGCGATGTCAGCAACCTGGAGGACGCTGCCGAGGAACAGGCGATCGCCTACACCACCTTTGGCCAGATGGCCCTACGCTTCGACGGTCGGGTGGGAGCCTTCGCCTACTTGCTGTTTGTGCTGATGTACTTCCCCTGCGTCGCCGCCATGGGGGCCGTCTACCGCGAAACCAACGCCGGTTGGACCGCCTTCGTCGGCCTCTGGACCACCGGCCTCGCCTACTGGAGCGCCGTCCTGTTCTACCAGGTGATGACATTCTCCCGCCATCCCGCCAGCTCCGCCGCCTGGGTGGGGGGATTAATCGCGGTGGCGATCGCCGCGATCCTCCTGATGCGCTACTCCCGCCCCGCCAGGCGCAGGCGATCGCTGCTGTTGGAGGGGTAG
- a CDS encoding FeoC-like transcriptional regulator, translating into MLSKIQAYIAAHGTVSMADLSLHFHTDSPALRPMLAKLSRKGRIRPLPQPEKCADCTCCDLSQLDCYEWIAQPNQSPSPVAK; encoded by the coding sequence ATGCTCTCCAAAATCCAGGCCTACATCGCGGCCCACGGCACCGTCTCTATGGCCGATCTATCGCTGCACTTCCACACCGACAGCCCGGCGCTGCGACCCATGCTGGCAAAACTCAGCCGCAAAGGGCGCATTCGCCCCTTACCCCAACCGGAGAAGTGTGCAGACTGCACCTGCTGCGATCTCAGTCAGCTGGACTGTTATGAATGGATCGCTCAACCCAACCAATCCCCTTCCCCCGTAGCCAAATAG
- a CDS encoding ABC transporter permease: MIERGSYIGFGLPGGVVALSLVFFGANYTPWLYQTMPMLVFAYLVLFLPQSVGTLRSSLLQVSPSLEESARCLGRTPWQTLREITAPLIRPGFISGFVLIFLTAIKELPATMLLSPIGFRTLAVQIWVATNAAAFVDAAAAALALLMVCTGLTLVVLSQERA, from the coding sequence TTGATCGAGCGGGGGTCCTACATTGGCTTCGGCCTACCGGGGGGGGTGGTGGCCCTGTCGCTGGTCTTCTTTGGCGCCAACTACACCCCGTGGCTGTACCAAACCATGCCAATGCTGGTGTTTGCCTACCTGGTGCTGTTTTTGCCCCAGTCGGTGGGCACTCTGCGCAGTTCTCTGCTGCAGGTCAGCCCTTCTTTGGAAGAGTCGGCCCGCTGCCTGGGGCGCACCCCCTGGCAAACCCTGCGAGAAATTACCGCCCCGTTAATTCGCCCGGGGTTTATCAGCGGTTTTGTGCTCATTTTCCTGACGGCGATTAAAGAACTGCCCGCTACCATGCTGCTCTCCCCGATTGGCTTTCGCACATTGGCTGTGCAGATCTGGGTAGCCACCAACGCTGCCGCCTTTGTCGATGCGGCAGCGGCAGCGCTGGCTCTGCTGATGGTGTGTACGGGTCTGACCCTGGTGGTGCTGTCTCAGGAGAGGGCATAG